One stretch of Streptomyces sp. NBC_00443 DNA includes these proteins:
- a CDS encoding phytoene desaturase family protein — MPDAVVIGAGPNGLVAANVLADAGWSVEVLEEQPEPGGAVRHDRGVDPDFVNDLFSSFYPLAAASPVLTALRLQDYGLRWSHAPSVLAHPLTDGSCAVLDRDVGTTAASLEAFAPGDGAAWERLHDVWQRLHPDLLNSLFTPFPPVRSAARLALRLRAAGGLRMARSLVLPVRRLGEEEFRGHGGRLLLAGNALHADLAPESAGSGGFGWLMAMLGQTYGFPVPVGGSGALTQALTLRLKARGGRVRCGRRVERIVVRDGRAVGVRTAAGDAVQARRAVLADVTVPALYSELLEPEHVPAQLLDDLRRFQWDFATFKVDWALDGPVPWQAEQASRAGTVHLADGMDELTRFTAQIAMRQVPDRPFLLFGQMTTADASRSPLGTESAWAYTHVSREIAADAADEGITGRWDTKDQELMADRVERQVERFAPGFRSLIRARRILAPPTLEALDANLCGGAINGGTTAIHQQFVFRPVPGTGRPETPVPGLFLASAGAHPGGGVHGAPGANAARAALHRHRPPGLARAQRLLSRRDRTGTAR; from the coding sequence GTGCCTGATGCCGTGGTGATCGGTGCCGGCCCCAACGGTCTGGTGGCCGCCAACGTGCTGGCGGACGCCGGATGGAGCGTCGAGGTGCTGGAGGAGCAGCCGGAGCCGGGTGGCGCGGTGCGCCACGACCGCGGCGTCGACCCGGACTTCGTCAACGACCTCTTCAGCTCCTTCTACCCGCTGGCAGCCGCCTCGCCGGTCCTGACCGCCCTGCGTCTGCAGGACTACGGGCTGCGGTGGAGCCACGCGCCCAGTGTGCTGGCGCATCCCCTCACCGACGGCAGCTGCGCCGTGCTGGACCGGGACGTCGGCACCACCGCCGCGTCCCTGGAGGCCTTCGCCCCGGGCGACGGAGCCGCGTGGGAGCGGCTGCACGACGTGTGGCAGCGCCTTCACCCCGACCTGCTGAACTCTCTGTTCACCCCGTTCCCGCCCGTGCGCTCGGCTGCGCGGCTGGCGCTGCGGCTGCGGGCCGCGGGCGGTCTGCGCATGGCACGCTCCCTGGTCCTGCCGGTGCGCCGGCTGGGGGAGGAGGAGTTCCGCGGCCACGGCGGTCGACTGCTGCTGGCGGGCAACGCCCTGCACGCCGACCTCGCCCCGGAGTCGGCCGGCAGCGGCGGCTTCGGCTGGCTGATGGCCATGCTGGGACAGACGTACGGCTTTCCCGTGCCCGTCGGCGGCTCGGGCGCCCTGACCCAGGCCCTGACCCTGCGCCTGAAGGCCCGCGGCGGGCGGGTGCGCTGCGGCCGGCGGGTCGAGCGGATCGTCGTGCGCGACGGGCGGGCCGTCGGGGTGCGCACAGCGGCCGGCGACGCGGTACAGGCACGACGGGCGGTACTGGCCGACGTGACGGTGCCCGCCCTGTACAGCGAACTCCTCGAACCCGAGCACGTGCCCGCACAGCTCCTGGACGACCTGCGACGCTTCCAGTGGGACTTCGCCACGTTCAAGGTGGACTGGGCGCTCGACGGCCCGGTGCCCTGGCAGGCGGAGCAGGCTTCCCGGGCCGGCACCGTCCATCTCGCCGACGGCATGGACGAACTCACCCGCTTCACCGCGCAGATCGCGATGAGGCAGGTCCCGGACCGTCCCTTCCTGCTGTTCGGCCAGATGACCACCGCCGACGCCTCGCGCTCCCCGCTGGGCACCGAATCCGCCTGGGCCTACACCCACGTGTCCCGCGAGATCGCCGCCGACGCCGCCGACGAGGGCATCACAGGCCGCTGGGACACCAAGGACCAGGAACTCATGGCCGATCGGGTCGAACGCCAGGTGGAACGCTTCGCGCCCGGCTTCCGCTCACTGATCCGCGCCCGCCGCATCCTGGCACCCCCCACCCTCGAAGCCCTCGACGCCAATCTGTGCGGCGGAGCCATCAACGGCGGCACGACCGCGATCCACCAGCAGTTCGTCTTCCGCCCCGTGCCCGGCACCGGACGTCCCGAGACCCCTGTCCCAGGCCTCTTCCTGGCCTCCGCCGGAGCCCACCCGGGCGGCGGCGTGCACGGCGCACCAGGAGCCAACGCCGCCCGCGCCGCCCTGCACCGCCACCGGCCACCCGGCCTCGCCCGCGCCCAACGCCTCCTGAGCCGACGCGACCGCACCGGAACCGCACGCTGA
- a CDS encoding MSMEG_6728 family protein, which yields MQTFLPHPDFRQTALLLDRRRLGKQRVEALQVLRGLTVPGYGWRRHPAVRMWTGYEEALVRYGLEICRVWREQGHQDSCAASLVAGLAAHRPGAAVRDQAELAAAGELPPWLGDKAFHESHRSALVRKDRDVYAVPFPGVADDLPYVWPASDREPRYVPTGR from the coding sequence ATGCAGACGTTCCTGCCCCACCCCGACTTCCGGCAGACCGCGCTGCTCCTGGACCGGCGCCGGCTGGGCAAGCAGCGGGTCGAGGCACTCCAGGTCCTGCGTGGTCTGACCGTCCCCGGCTACGGGTGGCGCCGGCACCCGGCCGTACGGATGTGGACCGGGTACGAGGAGGCCCTCGTCCGGTACGGCTTGGAGATCTGCCGGGTCTGGCGGGAGCAGGGACACCAGGACAGCTGCGCAGCCTCCCTCGTCGCCGGACTGGCCGCGCACCGGCCGGGCGCTGCAGTGCGCGACCAGGCGGAACTGGCCGCTGCCGGTGAGCTGCCGCCCTGGCTCGGAGACAAGGCGTTCCACGAAAGTCACCGTTCGGCACTGGTCCGCAAGGATCGCGACGTGTACGCCGTTCCGTTTCCCGGCGTCGCCGACGACCTGCCCTATGTGTGGCCGGCCTCGGACCGTGAACCCCGGTACGTGCCCACCGGCAGGTGA
- a CDS encoding oxygenase MpaB family protein, which yields MLTSVREQLGQALFRRVAGPDGPATRARIHDTPGPRWFGPDRPIRTVHGDASMFIGGLSALLLQSLHPLAMAAVAGHSGYRGDPWGRLQRTSAFLAVTTYGTATDAQRAVDHVRGIHERIRGTTAEGVPYHAADPHLLGWVHAAETDSFLRSHERYGARPLDAAAYDAYVADTARIAEALGVIEPPRDRRELAERLSVYRPELRAGPEARAAARFLLFQPPLPLPVRPFYGGLAANAVALLPPWARGMLWLPRVPVVEDLAVRPTGQALTRTIRWAMNR from the coding sequence GTGCTGACCTCAGTCCGTGAGCAACTGGGCCAGGCCCTGTTCCGCCGCGTCGCCGGCCCCGACGGTCCGGCGACGCGTGCCCGTATCCATGACACTCCCGGCCCGCGCTGGTTCGGACCCGACCGCCCGATCCGCACCGTCCACGGTGACGCCTCGATGTTCATCGGCGGACTGAGCGCACTGCTGCTGCAGTCCCTGCATCCGCTCGCCATGGCGGCAGTGGCGGGGCACTCCGGATACCGTGGCGACCCGTGGGGCCGACTGCAGCGCACCAGCGCCTTCCTGGCGGTGACGACCTACGGCACAGCTACGGACGCCCAGCGGGCCGTCGACCACGTCCGCGGCATCCACGAACGGATCCGCGGGACGACCGCCGAGGGCGTGCCCTACCACGCGGCTGATCCGCACCTGCTCGGCTGGGTGCATGCCGCCGAGACGGACAGCTTCCTGCGCTCCCACGAACGCTACGGAGCCCGCCCCTTGGACGCCGCCGCCTACGACGCCTACGTGGCCGACACCGCCCGCATAGCCGAGGCACTGGGGGTCATCGAGCCCCCACGCGACCGCCGCGAACTGGCCGAGCGGCTGTCCGTCTACCGGCCCGAACTGCGGGCCGGTCCCGAGGCCCGCGCCGCCGCCCGCTTCCTGCTCTTCCAGCCGCCGCTGCCCCTCCCGGTGCGTCCCTTCTACGGCGGGCTGGCCGCGAACGCCGTCGCCCTGCTCCCGCCCTGGGCCCGCGGCATGCTGTGGCTGCCCCGAGTCCCGGTGGTGGAGGACCTCGCCGTACGCCCCACCGGCCAGGCCCTGACCCGGACCATCCGCTGGGCCATGAACCGCTGA
- a CDS encoding CBS domain-containing protein, with amino-acid sequence MTQHVRDVMTTDLLTVEPQASVQAVAQLMRDENIGAVLVTEGERLRGLVSDRDLVVRAVAEGGDPGRTTVAQACSEDLVTVGPDDDLILAVQVMREHSVRRVPVVDPESHPVGIVAIADLAIERDPGSALGDISAARPNQ; translated from the coding sequence ATGACTCAGCATGTCCGCGACGTCATGACGACCGACCTGCTGACCGTTGAACCGCAGGCCTCGGTGCAGGCCGTGGCCCAGTTGATGCGCGACGAGAACATCGGCGCCGTACTGGTCACCGAGGGCGAGCGGCTGCGCGGGCTGGTCAGCGACCGTGACCTGGTGGTACGCGCGGTGGCCGAGGGCGGCGACCCCGGCCGCACGACCGTGGCCCAGGCGTGCAGCGAGGACCTCGTCACGGTCGGCCCCGACGACGACCTGATTCTCGCGGTGCAGGTGATGCGCGAGCATTCCGTCCGGCGGGTACCTGTCGTCGACCCGGAAAGTCACCCCGTGGGCATCGTCGCCATCGCCGACCTGGCCATCGAGCGTGATCCCGGCTCGGCTCTCGGCGACATCAGCGCTGCGCGCCCCAATCAGTGA
- a CDS encoding DUF6480 family protein produces MTNPEPEPTRNQGHAPGRGVPPGETPPAEADTTSAISYPQAELRRGWGPMPIALIMLVVVLVAIGLIAMAVAL; encoded by the coding sequence ATGACGAACCCTGAACCCGAGCCGACACGAAATCAAGGACACGCACCGGGCCGCGGCGTACCACCCGGTGAGACCCCGCCCGCCGAGGCGGACACCACGTCCGCCATCTCCTATCCCCAGGCCGAGCTGCGCAGGGGCTGGGGTCCCATGCCGATCGCCCTGATCATGCTGGTCGTGGTGCTGGTGGCCATCGGGCTGATCGCGATGGCGGTGGCTCTCTGA